A single window of Anaerocolumna chitinilytica DNA harbors:
- a CDS encoding coiled-coil domain-containing protein, with the protein MFDTINQKLEENRKGMDRYQRLGSKLADYRKQLEELEVKRYNLQQQLTKEEEEYDSLFKKNLNNLVLDLLNKKEKKETKEYQDVVTAKLKLDEAEKQVANILLSIRSLEEERVQYSECEGIYHKLYTEKYRLLSESNPENTEKMKALEEEINFHTKNLTEIEEALRAGRLVHDKITEVRKSLDDAHGWGTFDLLGGGLLSDMMKHSHLDDAQELIDEVQSLLHQFHSELADIQINENISIQIEGFTKFADFFFDGIFSDWMVQSKINSSIQSVSDLETKVDRVIYQLHGAKTSSEASLAQAKQELDNFIKNTI; encoded by the coding sequence ATGTTTGATACTATTAATCAAAAGCTGGAGGAAAACCGAAAGGGAATGGATAGATACCAGCGTCTTGGCAGTAAACTGGCAGATTACAGAAAACAATTGGAGGAACTGGAGGTAAAGCGCTATAACCTACAGCAGCAACTTACCAAAGAGGAAGAAGAATACGACAGTTTGTTTAAAAAGAACCTAAATAATCTTGTCTTGGATTTACTTAATAAAAAAGAGAAAAAAGAAACAAAAGAATATCAGGATGTTGTTACAGCTAAATTAAAGCTTGATGAGGCTGAAAAACAGGTTGCAAATATCTTATTGTCCATACGAAGTCTGGAGGAGGAAAGGGTTCAATACTCCGAATGTGAAGGTATTTATCATAAACTTTATACAGAAAAATATAGACTTTTATCAGAAAGCAATCCTGAAAATACAGAAAAAATGAAAGCCCTTGAAGAGGAAATTAATTTCCATACAAAAAATCTAACAGAAATAGAGGAAGCTCTAAGAGCCGGCCGTTTAGTACATGATAAAATTACAGAAGTACGTAAAAGCCTCGATGATGCACATGGATGGGGCACTTTTGATTTATTAGGTGGCGGACTATTAAGTGATATGATGAAGCATTCTCATCTAGATGATGCTCAGGAATTGATAGATGAAGTTCAGTCTCTTTTGCATCAGTTTCATTCAGAACTGGCAGATATACAGATTAATGAAAATATCAGTATTCAAATAGAAGGCTTTACGAAATTCGCAGACTTTTTCTTTGACGGAATCTTTTCCGATTGGATGGTCCAATCAAAAATAAATTCTTCCATACAATCGGTTTCTGATCTGGAAACGAAAGTTGACAGAGTAATATACCAGTTGCATGGAGCAAAGACATCCAGTGAAGCTTCTTTGGCTCAGGCTAAACAAGAGCTGGATAATTTTATTAAGAATACAATATAA
- a CDS encoding carbohydrate ABC transporter permease, which produces MKADLGNMKLKRKFRRFLHNGKFKTFLKICIYFVLICISYIYLEPIIRMISMAFMSGNDVIDPSVEWVPKHPSFHNLKVAIDVLDIKKTLFNSIWFSSLLAIAQTVVSALTGFALSRYEFKGKRIWFVMILIAFIIPVPLLMIPRLMIFISAQNLLGFNLIGTPIPQILMSITGQGVYSTVLILIFYNFFNLIPHSLDEAAMIDGASPRQVFVEIVMKLSSTTVLVVFLFSLVWNWNETYITGTLVRSSIDLLPAKLNIFDSVFQAYANAGPATAEFRINEAYKMSATLISITPLLILYAFVQKQFIQGIENTGITGE; this is translated from the coding sequence TTGAAAGCAGATTTAGGTAATATGAAACTTAAAAGAAAATTTCGGAGATTCCTCCATAACGGTAAGTTTAAGACCTTCTTAAAGATTTGTATTTATTTTGTACTTATCTGTATCAGTTACATATATCTGGAACCGATTATACGTATGATTTCCATGGCTTTTATGTCCGGAAATGATGTTATTGACCCTTCTGTGGAATGGGTGCCTAAACATCCTTCCTTTCACAATCTAAAAGTTGCCATTGACGTTCTTGATATTAAGAAGACCTTGTTTAATTCCATATGGTTTTCTTCACTTTTAGCCATTGCGCAAACTGTTGTTTCAGCTTTGACGGGCTTTGCACTCTCCAGATATGAATTCAAAGGAAAGCGTATTTGGTTTGTTATGATACTCATTGCTTTTATCATACCGGTACCGCTGCTTATGATTCCAAGACTTATGATATTCATATCAGCCCAGAACCTTTTAGGCTTTAACCTGATAGGTACACCAATTCCTCAGATATTAATGTCTATCACCGGTCAAGGAGTTTATTCAACTGTTTTAATTCTGATATTTTATAATTTCTTTAACTTGATACCTCATTCTTTGGATGAAGCTGCCATGATTGATGGTGCAAGTCCAAGACAGGTATTTGTGGAAATTGTAATGAAGCTTTCATCTACTACTGTCCTGGTGGTATTTCTGTTCTCACTGGTTTGGAACTGGAATGAAACCTACATAACCGGAACTTTGGTAAGAAGTAGTATTGATCTGCTGCCGGCGAAGCTAAATATCTTTGACAGTGTGTTTCAGGCGTATGCCAATGCTGGCCCGGCTACGGCAGAATTCAGGATAAATGAAGCTTATAAAATGTCAGCTACATTAATATCCATAACACCACTCTTGATACTCTACGCCTTTGTTCAAAAGCAATTTATACAGGGTATTGAAAATACCGGAATAACTGGAGAGTAG
- the nifH gene encoding nitrogenase iron protein — translation MAKKAKQIAIYGKGGIGKSTTTSNISAALAEMGYKVMQFGCDPKSDSTNTLRNGKYIPTVLDSLREKSTVKATDVIFEGFRGIYCVEAGGPAPGVGCAGRGIITAVELFKQQKTFEELELDYVIYDVLGDVVCGGFAVPIREGIAEHVFTVSSADFMSVYASNNLFKGIYKYSNSGGALLGGVIANSINAPYAKEIIDDFVKQTNTRVVEYVPRSVTVTQSELQGKTTIEAAPKSAQADVYRSLASKIAAHTTSQIPAPLATNELREWAARWGDYLLALETGTVRTENAVNL, via the coding sequence ATGGCAAAAAAGGCTAAACAGATTGCAATCTATGGAAAAGGTGGTATTGGCAAGTCTACAACCACATCTAATATTTCTGCCGCATTGGCAGAGATGGGCTATAAGGTGATGCAATTTGGCTGTGATCCGAAAAGTGATTCTACAAACACGCTAAGAAATGGAAAATACATACCAACAGTATTAGATTCTTTAAGAGAAAAAAGTACAGTGAAAGCTACCGACGTAATATTTGAAGGGTTTCGGGGGATTTATTGTGTAGAAGCAGGAGGTCCTGCACCGGGTGTTGGCTGTGCAGGAAGAGGCATTATTACGGCAGTTGAATTATTTAAACAACAGAAAACCTTTGAAGAGCTGGAATTGGACTATGTAATCTATGATGTACTGGGGGATGTAGTCTGCGGGGGCTTTGCAGTTCCGATTAGGGAGGGTATAGCAGAACATGTTTTTACGGTATCTTCTGCTGATTTTATGTCTGTTTACGCTTCTAATAACTTGTTTAAAGGCATCTATAAGTATTCCAATTCCGGAGGAGCGCTCCTGGGAGGAGTGATTGCGAATTCTATTAATGCTCCTTATGCAAAAGAAATCATTGATGATTTTGTTAAACAGACAAATACCCGGGTAGTGGAATATGTACCCCGTTCTGTTACGGTGACCCAAAGTGAGCTTCAGGGTAAGACTACCATTGAAGCGGCACCAAAATCTGCTCAGGCGGATGTTTATCGTTCTCTTGCAAGTAAAATAGCGGCACATACCACATCTCAAATCCCGGCACCACTGGCCACCAATGAATTAAGAGAATGGGCTGCCAGGTGGGGGGACTATCTCCTGGCATTAGAGACAGGAACGGTCAGAACAGAAAATGCAGTGAATCTATAG
- a CDS encoding glycoside hydrolase family 16 protein has protein sequence MGYNKGIKIMILMLSLSAVLSGCQKENSYPVGSMASDAYVNPETAKEEENYEVKAKGYNYDENSLDYKLVWSDEFDKDGAPDEEKWGYDIGGSGWGNNELQYYTQEDNAWVKDGKLIIEARKEEKEGMKYTSARMVTKNKADWLYGKIEVCAKLPQGIGTWPAIWMLPTDWEYGSWPASGEIDIMEHVGYNQDTIHASVHTQSYNHTINTQKTATKYLKGVSEDFHIYTLIWLPDKIEIQMDGDTYFTFMPADYKENPSYKEWPFDKKMHLLLNIAVGGNWGGVKGVDTSIFPQRMEVDYVRVYQSDEINSLVGK, from the coding sequence ATGGGATATAATAAGGGGATAAAAATAATGATACTTATGCTTTCACTTAGTGCAGTCCTTTCCGGTTGTCAGAAGGAGAATTCATATCCGGTTGGAAGCATGGCATCAGATGCTTACGTAAATCCCGAGACAGCAAAAGAGGAGGAAAACTACGAGGTGAAGGCAAAAGGATATAATTATGATGAAAACAGCTTAGATTATAAGCTTGTCTGGTCCGATGAATTTGATAAAGACGGAGCTCCTGACGAAGAGAAATGGGGCTATGATATTGGTGGCAGCGGATGGGGCAATAATGAATTGCAATATTATACGCAGGAAGATAATGCCTGGGTTAAGGATGGTAAGCTTATTATAGAAGCCAGGAAAGAAGAGAAGGAGGGGATGAAGTATACCTCCGCCAGAATGGTGACCAAAAATAAGGCTGACTGGTTGTATGGCAAGATTGAAGTATGTGCTAAGCTTCCACAAGGAATAGGAACCTGGCCGGCTATCTGGATGCTGCCTACAGACTGGGAATATGGGTCCTGGCCGGCTTCCGGAGAAATTGACATTATGGAGCATGTGGGGTATAATCAGGATACAATTCATGCCTCCGTACATACTCAGTCTTATAATCATACAATAAATACCCAAAAAACTGCTACAAAGTATTTAAAAGGTGTCAGTGAGGATTTTCATATTTACACTCTAATCTGGCTTCCGGATAAGATAGAGATTCAAATGGATGGTGATACTTACTTTACTTTTATGCCTGCAGATTACAAAGAGAATCCAAGTTATAAGGAATGGCCCTTTGATAAGAAAATGCATCTATTGTTGAATATAGCAGTAGGAGGCAACTGGGGCGGAGTAAAAGGCGTTGATACTTCTATTTTTCCTCAGCGTATGGAAGTGGATTATGTAAGGGTTTATCAAAGTGATGAAATTAACAGCCTTGTCGGCAAATAG
- a CDS encoding DUF5696 domain-containing protein encodes MFCNLRKKKAVILIAVLILLFVSYSQANGAYLTTNRDTKPAPDKVTYDIVSMNEYQLLYETNTVAYYYREDRDILAIQDKRTGYTWKTGLDIPFNAVIDQQIRDAATPEEAKKLAVPEEAKMNTTYIGIANSLITVEYYEAESLKNISSASKDGVDSTLMTLNDNPATRRLDINFKTIELEMKVYITFGEDSITYKIPYEEITGKGKSTLVSVDISPFLGANGGKNKIYNKDSGMYDIEVEKYKIPGYVMVPDGSGSLIRFQDNSVSFSNYAGDVYGMDYSQAPYYQSKLTDAIPLKQPVMPVFGIAHGNGQAAFVAYADKGGEYMEVAVRPEENMTYYNWAYPRFVYNVNYFQVYNKKGDGYFTLMKEPNKIDIEMTYSFLAGDGKDGTPAADYTGMAKVYRDHLIKTGVLKEKETAGDIPIRLDFMMADSKKSIVGTEQVVTTTANDVKEMLNTLLSDGIKNINSGLYGWQKNGETLAKPYKDKYSKSIGSRKEFQKLIQEFKDKNIDISQAVDYTTINKLMLNYNGTAARHVNSWYLEFDKGALYENNVPVDNFGFATPEKSAQWFTTQFKRFSKYSESMTVGGISNTLLSGYSSNGLETSVTDTIALYEKTFEKTEGKVKFNMEAPNMYLWKYTDRYLQSPVGTSQYVFETDAVPFLQLVLNGTMEMYAPYSNFSFYTQSDILRMIDYNLYPSFIVTKEPSYNLASTASSDLYSTEFAQYRGLIKSVYDKVNVILSQVNGFEWVNRSVIQDGVILNSYQKNGAVKNIVINYTEDTVNVKAVSIPPLSAVIIPEGGEK; translated from the coding sequence ATGTTCTGTAACCTACGGAAAAAGAAAGCAGTAATCCTGATTGCAGTACTTATACTGCTGTTTGTTTCCTACAGTCAGGCAAATGGTGCATACCTTACAACGAACAGGGATACAAAACCGGCACCGGATAAGGTAACATATGATATTGTAAGTATGAATGAGTATCAACTTCTCTATGAGACAAACACGGTGGCTTATTATTACAGAGAAGACAGAGATATATTAGCTATACAGGACAAGAGGACCGGCTATACCTGGAAAACAGGTCTTGATATTCCTTTTAATGCCGTGATAGACCAGCAGATTAGGGATGCTGCAACTCCGGAGGAGGCTAAAAAGCTGGCAGTTCCGGAAGAAGCAAAAATGAATACTACCTATATTGGCATTGCTAATTCCTTGATAACAGTGGAATATTACGAAGCTGAATCTCTAAAGAATATCTCCTCCGCCTCCAAGGATGGGGTAGATTCCACTCTTATGACCTTAAATGATAACCCAGCAACCAGAAGGCTGGATATTAATTTTAAGACCATTGAGCTTGAAATGAAGGTATACATTACCTTTGGAGAAGATTCCATTACCTATAAGATCCCTTATGAAGAAATAACCGGTAAGGGAAAGAGTACACTGGTATCCGTAGATATTTCACCTTTCCTGGGAGCCAACGGCGGTAAGAATAAAATTTATAACAAGGATTCCGGTATGTATGATATTGAAGTGGAGAAATACAAAATTCCCGGTTATGTCATGGTACCTGACGGCAGCGGAAGCTTGATTCGTTTCCAGGATAATTCCGTATCCTTTTCCAATTACGCAGGAGATGTCTATGGCATGGATTATTCCCAGGCTCCTTATTATCAATCCAAACTTACGGATGCTATTCCTTTAAAACAGCCGGTAATGCCGGTGTTTGGTATCGCTCATGGCAACGGCCAGGCCGCCTTTGTAGCCTATGCAGATAAAGGTGGGGAATATATGGAGGTTGCAGTTCGACCGGAAGAGAATATGACCTATTATAACTGGGCTTATCCAAGATTCGTTTATAATGTGAATTATTTTCAGGTATATAACAAGAAGGGTGACGGCTATTTCACTTTGATGAAGGAACCTAATAAGATTGACATTGAGATGACCTATTCTTTTCTGGCAGGTGATGGAAAAGACGGTACACCAGCAGCTGATTATACCGGTATGGCTAAAGTATACAGAGACCATCTTATAAAAACAGGTGTCCTGAAAGAAAAAGAAACCGCTGGAGATATTCCTATTCGTCTTGATTTTATGATGGCAGATTCCAAGAAAAGTATTGTAGGTACGGAACAGGTAGTTACAACCACCGCGAACGATGTAAAAGAGATGCTAAACACTTTATTGTCAGATGGTATCAAGAATATAAACAGCGGTCTTTATGGATGGCAAAAGAATGGGGAAACTCTGGCGAAACCATATAAGGACAAATATTCAAAGAGCATCGGAAGCAGGAAGGAGTTTCAGAAGCTTATTCAGGAATTTAAAGATAAGAATATTGATATCTCTCAGGCAGTTGATTATACAACCATTAATAAACTGATGCTGAATTACAATGGAACAGCGGCAAGACATGTAAATTCCTGGTATCTGGAATTTGATAAAGGAGCATTATATGAAAATAATGTCCCTGTTGATAATTTTGGCTTTGCAACACCTGAAAAAAGCGCTCAGTGGTTCACTACTCAGTTTAAGCGCTTTTCTAAGTATTCAGAGTCTATGACAGTGGGAGGAATTTCAAATACATTATTATCCGGTTACTCCAGCAACGGACTTGAAACTTCTGTTACGGATACGATTGCACTCTACGAGAAAACCTTTGAGAAGACCGAGGGTAAAGTAAAGTTTAATATGGAAGCTCCTAATATGTATCTTTGGAAATATACTGACAGATATCTTCAAAGTCCTGTCGGCACTTCCCAATATGTATTTGAGACCGACGCTGTACCTTTTCTGCAGTTAGTTTTAAACGGTACCATGGAAATGTATGCACCTTATTCAAACTTCTCCTTCTATACCCAGTCGGATATTTTAAGGATGATAGATTATAATCTGTACCCATCTTTCATTGTAACAAAAGAACCTTCTTATAATCTGGCTTCAACTGCTTCATCCGATTTATATTCTACGGAGTTTGCACAATACAGAGGTCTGATTAAATCTGTTTATGATAAGGTGAATGTGATATTAAGCCAGGTAAATGGATTTGAATGGGTAAATAGAAGTGTGATACAGGATGGGGTGATTCTAAACAGCTATCAAAAGAATGGAGCAGTAAAAAATATTGTGATTAATTATACAGAGGATACCGTTAATGTAAAAGCTGTAAGTATACCTCCGCTAAGCGCAGTAATTATTCCAGAGGGAGGCGAAAAGTAA
- a CDS encoding LacI family DNA-binding transcriptional regulator: MVTIKDVAKEAGVAISTVSNVLNNVDVVSEETRVKVLDAAEKLHYVPNMNAKFLKSNKKNSIGLFLTSIQGDFYKDLIQAIHLQCKIKGYQLNIYISNENTSEEIYSMIISSGVEGAIVLNEHLSQEYINRLAMAHMPLVFIDREYSAEHMSSVIIDSMEGATLAMEYLIKQGHRRIGYFHGIYNFDDECRYSAYVNVLKKYNLPIDESIILKGYFEEALAYSEMRVFLLKGIKLPEAFFCGNDEMAWGCVRALMEGGIRVPDDISVVGFDDNAVARYNTPSITTVHSPVAELGTYATTEIIRLMQSDESEQGGVFRLSPTLVIRDSCKLRIG, translated from the coding sequence ATGGTAACAATAAAGGATGTGGCCAAAGAAGCAGGAGTAGCAATATCTACGGTATCCAATGTTCTTAACAATGTGGATGTAGTAAGCGAAGAAACCCGTGTGAAGGTGCTGGATGCGGCTGAGAAGCTTCACTATGTTCCAAATATGAATGCAAAATTTTTAAAGTCGAATAAAAAGAACTCTATCGGTTTATTTTTGACCAGTATTCAGGGCGATTTCTATAAGGACTTGATACAGGCAATACATTTACAATGTAAGATTAAAGGATATCAGCTGAATATCTACATTAGCAATGAAAATACCAGTGAAGAAATCTACAGTATGATAATTTCCTCAGGCGTAGAGGGTGCGATTGTTTTAAATGAGCATTTATCTCAGGAGTATATTAACAGACTTGCTATGGCTCACATGCCGCTTGTATTTATTGATCGTGAATACAGTGCTGAGCATATGTCCAGTGTTATCATAGACAGCATGGAGGGAGCTACTCTTGCTATGGAGTACTTGATTAAACAAGGACACAGAAGAATTGGTTACTTCCATGGAATTTATAATTTTGATGATGAATGCCGTTATAGTGCTTATGTGAATGTCTTAAAAAAATATAATCTCCCTATTGACGAATCAATAATCTTAAAAGGTTATTTTGAAGAAGCCTTAGCTTACAGTGAGATGAGGGTATTTTTACTAAAAGGTATAAAATTACCGGAAGCTTTCTTCTGTGGTAATGATGAAATGGCCTGGGGATGTGTAAGAGCTCTTATGGAAGGAGGAATTCGGGTACCGGATGATATCAGCGTGGTCGGATTTGATGACAATGCGGTTGCCAGATATAATACCCCCTCTATTACTACAGTTCACAGTCCTGTAGCCGAGCTTGGAACCTATGCAACAACTGAGATTATAAGATTAATGCAAAGCGATGAGAGTGAGCAGGGAGGAGTTTTCCGCTTGTCCCCTACTCTGGTAATTAGAGACTCCTGTAAGCTTCGTATTGGTTAA
- a CDS encoding carbohydrate ABC transporter permease: MGTKQLEKTLKPKKMKSFKQRQNKRGYLFMLPWIIGFIVFTAIPFIFTIVLSFTEVKQTVVGFEIKFIGLDNYVMTFFENVDFTPAMLAFLRMVIPYTFVIVIVAFILAYLLNHITFLKGALRTIYFLPVIILSGPVMYQLVDSTTKANQLAQIGEYNNIFILQMISAYSRSAAEVLIGIFRELSIILWFTGIPIILFINGLQKINPNLYEAAQIDSANAWQTLWKITIPIIKPIALVVTIFTIAQLGTFSTNPVYTLIKTAMENTSGGLGIAATYAWIYSFTVLLIIGLAFLMFRDKKERRH; encoded by the coding sequence ATGGGCACGAAGCAACTTGAAAAAACACTGAAACCCAAGAAGATGAAATCCTTTAAACAACGACAGAATAAAAGAGGATATCTCTTCATGCTTCCATGGATTATAGGTTTTATCGTATTTACTGCTATCCCTTTTATTTTTACAATTGTATTGAGTTTTACAGAGGTAAAGCAGACAGTAGTTGGTTTTGAGATAAAATTTATCGGGCTGGATAATTATGTAATGACCTTCTTCGAAAATGTTGATTTTACTCCTGCTATGTTAGCATTTTTGCGGATGGTTATTCCCTACACATTTGTTATTGTTATCGTAGCATTCATATTGGCATATCTGTTAAACCATATTACCTTTTTAAAGGGAGCGTTGCGTACAATCTATTTCCTTCCGGTTATTATTTTATCAGGACCGGTTATGTACCAGCTTGTTGATTCTACCACGAAAGCAAACCAATTAGCCCAGATAGGAGAGTATAACAACATTTTTATTCTCCAGATGATCAGTGCCTATTCCAGATCTGCAGCAGAAGTGCTCATCGGAATTTTCAGAGAGTTATCTATTATTCTGTGGTTTACGGGAATACCCATTATTCTGTTTATTAACGGATTACAAAAGATCAATCCAAATCTATATGAGGCTGCTCAGATAGATTCGGCCAATGCCTGGCAGACCCTGTGGAAGATTACTATCCCAATTATCAAACCTATTGCGTTGGTAGTAACAATCTTTACCATAGCACAGCTTGGTACTTTTTCAACGAATCCGGTATATACACTGATAAAAACTGCGATGGAAAATACCAGCGGCGGACTTGGCATCGCTGCAACCTATGCTTGGATTTACAGCTTTACGGTATTGCTTATCATTGGCCTTGCATTTTTAATGTTCCGTGATAAGAAGGAAAGGAGGCACTGA